The DNA region GAATATGCTTATAATTTAGCGAAAAAAAGTTTAGCAGATCCTAACAAAGCAAAAATTGCAGGATTTTTGCATGATATTTCGGCAATTTATCCTAATGATCAAAGAGTTGATGTGGCAAAGAAGCTGGAAATTCCACTATGTAAGGAAGAGATCAAGTTTCCCATGATCATTCATCAAAAAATTTCTAGACAAACGGCACTGGATATATTCAAAATTACTGATCCAGAAATATTATCTGCAATAGAATGTCATACGACATTAAAAGGCGGTTATTCTGATTTAGATTTAGTCGTGTTTGTTGCAGATAAAATAAAATGGGACCAAACAGGAGAGCCTCCGTATTTTAGTGGTTTGATGGATGCGTTAAATCAATCATTGGAGCATGCTGCATATTATTACATTGAATACTTGTTAAATAATGATATAAAGGTAGTTCATCCTTGGCTGATGGACGCATATAAGGAATTAAGAAATAAACTCCAAATTGATTTGTAAAGAGAAAAACAGCTGATTTTTTATATGAAAGGAAAACACTGTGAGAAGAAATTATAGTGTTTTTTTGATACAAGATAGATCAGTTTTTACTTAATAATTAGATTAAAATAAATGTCTTTTTGTGATAGACTGTAAGTGAGATGTATTTGCTAGAAAAATCAAGAAATCGGTCCAGAGTGGCTAATAAAATCAACAAGTGAAACTTCATAAAGAAAGGATGTATAAATTATGGCGTATCATACATTTTCATTTTATTGGAAAAGAAGACACGATCCAAAATGGAAACTGGATTATCAAGTGGCTTTTTGGTCTAGAATCAGGAATGCACTTATTCTATCAAATTTAATTGTATATGGGATAATCATTTTTCTAAAAGCTAGCGCTTAAATCTGTAATGATCGTTATTAGATTAAAGCTTTTCTTATGACGGATATTTTTTAGGATAGGAATTTTTTCTATCCTATTTTATCGTTAAAAAGTTGAAATTAAGGAGTCAAGTATGGAAGAATTAAAGCGAAAAAAGAAACGAATCGGTATTTTATTCATAGCAGAAATTGTTGTTGCGATCATCACGGTCATTGCCTACATTTTTTATTTTTTGCAGTATGTCGGTGGTATGATGATTTTGTATCCGTTTCTTATTTTAGGCGTGGTAAAGTGGCGAAAAGAGGAGAAAAAACAATTACTACGTTTAGCTGAGGAGAAGATTGAGGATCTAAATTTAGAGAGGGAGAATAATGGAATCAATGAAGTAACATATAGGCAACAGATTCAGGAGATACGCATGCTTATTTATGATATTTCATAATTGTTAAAATAGAAAGTCTATTTACAGAAATCGCTGATTTTTTTCGTCAATTGCACTGACATTTTACAGTAGAAAGAAGAAAAATCGAACAGATGAACAAGAATAGTTGATTCCTTCTTTTATTATGTCGCAGATTAAAAGAAGGAATCTATTTCTATTCTATAAATAAAGATCAAGATAGAACCGTTTTACTTCCAACTTGCCAATTTATTCCATTGCAGTTCAATCACATTTCGTGAAAGAATCTCTGTTGTATGTGGCTGCGTCATGTGTTTGTCAAAAGCTTCCATATTTCCCCATACTTCCCATAACATGAATTCTCCTTTTTCGATATCACTTGGCGTAAAAAAGAATTCGATGCAATTTTCTTCAGCAGCCGTAGCTTTTGCAAAGTCCAATAATTGACTGTAGACCTCTTTATAGTCATTACCAGCAGTTACTTTTAAGCTAGCCGTGTTATAGACGAAGCAATCGGCATTTTCTGAGTTGATATGATCAATCAATTTATTTTTCATGTTCGTTCTCCATTCTGTAAAACTTTTTTTCGTGGTACAATTTCATTATAGATTTAGAAGACGAAAAAACAAGTACGCACATTTTTGTGCCTTAGATGAAGGAGTGAAGGGATGGAGGAAAGCAAACAGATCCAATGTCCAGTAACAGAAGCATTAAAAATTCTAGGTGGAAAATGGCGAATTCCAATTCTTTGGAAGTTAGCCGAGGAGCCATTGAGATACAATGAGTTGAAACGACGACTAGCTGGGATCACAAATATTATGCTTACGAGATCGTTGAGAGAATTGGA from Enterococcus sp. 9D6_DIV0238 includes:
- a CDS encoding winged helix-turn-helix transcriptional regulator, whose product is MEESKQIQCPVTEALKILGGKWRIPILWKLAEEPLRYNELKRRLAGITNIMLTRSLRELEQYRLVERIQHETVPPNVEYLLAEDGKKLIPALNLIKEWGIEVIEEYPFSDKN
- a CDS encoding putative quinol monooxygenase: MKNKLIDHINSENADCFVYNTASLKVTAGNDYKEVYSQLLDFAKATAAEENCIEFFFTPSDIEKGEFMLWEVWGNMEAFDKHMTQPHTTEILSRNVIELQWNKLASWK
- the yqeK gene encoding bis(5'-nucleosyl)-tetraphosphatase (symmetrical) YqeK; this translates as MKSIELLDLQIEIKDFLHSNNKIETYHHCITVGEYAYNLAKKSLADPNKAKIAGFLHDISAIYPNDQRVDVAKKLEIPLCKEEIKFPMIIHQKISRQTALDIFKITDPEILSAIECHTTLKGGYSDLDLVVFVADKIKWDQTGEPPYFSGLMDALNQSLEHAAYYYIEYLLNNDIKVVHPWLMDAYKELRNKLQIDL